The genomic window CAACCCCCCTGGTAGGGAACAATTCCTGTCACAGGCAACACACATAATCCTCTTCATAGAAATACTGCAGAGCTGCAACATCCACCTGCCACTTTCTAGTTAGTGGCATAACACAAGTTAAGAATTAACTGAGCAAACTGACAAGCAATACCCCCAATACTTTACCTTCCCTAAACTGGACTGAAATAACATGACAAAGGTTTGGAATTTAATTacaagctagagaaggaacaACTTCTCCTAAATTACAGCAGCTGGATTTCATAccaaaaatacaatttatattCACTAGAATGAGCTTTCTATGGCACAGGCTGCTAGATGAAGAGTTTGTCAATCAAATGCTGGTAATCCTGTGTGTAAACAGCCTCCCCTATGGCTGCAAATGAATTGCTCTGACCAAACTGGGCAGAGAGTTCCCTGAAATGGTTAACTTCCGAACACAGGGGCATCCCACCCCATTGCCTGTTTAACAATGGATCAAGCTAAACAAATGGCTCCTAATTGACTTGGGGCAACACTTGATTGCTTTTCCACAAAAACAAAAGGGAGAAAAACACTGGCATTTATAAAATAATGACTAATCCGGGGAGAAGAGGATGGGCCAGCCTAATGTTGTTGAACAGAGAGCTCCAAgccatgggggccccaagcccttccacagcgcccccctcccccccaaacaccTGCTGATCTCAGCCAAGCCTCCTACAAAAATCCAAACAATCAAGGCAAACACAAACTGTGGTATTGTCTTCCAACAAGAGCTCAAAGAGAGTTGCATGTAATGAGACTGGATTAGCAGAGAGGTGGCTTCATGCTATAAAAACCATCTCCCAGTGAGAAGCAAGTCAGTCCACAGTGCACTGCAGAAGGCAGAGCCTCACCTGCTCTCTGAACATTTTACAGCTACTGGTCCGAAGAAAGAATGGATGCAGCAAATTGCAGATTTCCCAAACTGAGCATGCAGTGGCTGTTGGCTGTCTCCATGTATCTGTTAACCTGGGGCTCCCCAGGAGTCCGTGGGTACCTCCTGAGGAGCTCCTCCAGGTGTATGCTCATTCCAAGAAGTATGGCCTTGTGCTATGACATTGGATATTCAGAGATGCGCATCCCCAACCTGCTGGAACACGAGACTATGGCAGAGGTGATCCAACAGTCTTCTAGTTGGCTGCCCTTGCTAGCCAGAGAGTGCCACCCAGATGCCAGGATCTTCCTCTGCTCACTCTTTGCACCTATCTGCTTGGACAGGTAAGGCATTTCAGATATGTTATTTCAACATGGTCTGTCAGATAAAGCTTCCTAATAGGAGAACAGTCTCCCGAGATGAGCTGGGGAATCCAATTACTGGAGTCATTtagaactagactggacaaagcaccaAAGTATTGTAAGGAACAgtgtgccctgggcagggggataAATGAGATGACTCACTAGGGGTTTTCCCCCTCTACTTCGTGGCATTTCTGATGGGAAATAAAAATCCTGCCATAGAAGTGAAATGTGTCCTTGGTTTTGAATTTAGTTTGAAGAGCAGCTGCCTTATAACCCACACAGTTCTCTAACTGTAATTACTTCAGAAAACCTACTGGTAGGTTTCTACCTGCAGACCATGCTGGTCTTCACCCAATGCTCCAGCTTCTGTACAGTATGCAAAAAACCTATCTTCTCCTCTCTTCACTTCCACACAGTGAGCTGGCCATGCCTGAAATATCAGCACAGTAATTCTCTCCTCTCCTTGTCTCCCACCACCAGCAAGCCTTGTATTCCTGCTTCTAAATTCTTTGCTCTCCTGTTCTAGGTGTTGGCCCCTTTGCATTTCACCCCCTCCacgtctctcacacacagcacatGGGTTCACCTGGAGTCCAGTTTCTCGCACAGTTGCACACAATGAATTTCTATTGACCTAAACACAGTAACTCCTCTCTTCTACTCCAGGTTTCCAGTAACTTTCCTATAAATATCCTTGGCTCCCACTCCTCTTGTCCTGAACCAAATAATCCTGCTCCTGCATCACTACCAGTAACCTCTCCTTAcacaacacccccccaccccagcactagGGGTTCTTACAAAGGAAAAATTCTAGTTCTTGTGGTGGCTTGGCAACAAACTGCACAGCAATTTAGGAGCTCCAGGGACCTAGTTAGAACAGAACAGAAGTACAAGCCGCAGCTGCACCACTAGAGCAAGTGCTTTCACCTATGGAAGACAGGAGCTCGTGGCAATACCCTACACCCTTCACAAGGAGAAGGGAATGGCTCTTAGcccttaatttcatcctattatatCCTCTCCCATTTGTGCTAACACCCTTCAAATACTCAAACATTTATTGTTTGGTTTCAAAATGTGCATATTCACAGTGTATGTCAAAATTTCTACAGCACCATTAAAATGCAAACCTGTAAAGGCAATGCCTGTGGAAGTTAACCCCAATTTAAGACACCAGTACAGACAGTTTACTAATGGTTTCTGGAAAAATCAGTACCAATTTTTGAGACAAAGTACTCGGATGTTTCCTTCCTAGAGAAAACCCCCAGGACCGTAATTATTGTATTCTGCAAACTAAATTTACTGTAGGGAATATGAATGTCATTCCAAAGTACCACACGCTGCTGTTAATTTAGGAAGGAAGGTGGTTTGAGCTTGCTCTGGAACAGTTAACTCTTCACTTGTGCTTGTTCGAGCCTCAGTGCAGTCCTGTTTCTCTCACTAGGTTCATCTCCCCCTGCCGCAGCCTGTGTGAAGCTGTTAGGAACAGCTGTGCTCCAATCATGGCTTGCTATGGCTACCCATGGCCTGAAATCCTGAACTGCAACAAATTCCCTGTGGATCACAACTTATGCATTTCAACAATCACTGATGAAACCACTTCAAGCAGGAGAAGTAAGACATTTTGCTAACCCACTTAGCCATATATAACatttaaaggtgaactgcaaagcaaAAACGGGCCTGCACCGTGTTtgggcttttctttttaaaatgacctCTTTACGTTCTGCTAGGCTTTCATACAATGGAAATGCTGGTTTCGTGCACCCAGGAGAACTCTATGGTAACTGGAGAACTGAGGAAATGAGAGAAAACAGAGCAGGTAGGAAGGGAAAGAATTTTTAGTCAGACTATTTAGAAGTCTGGGTTTTTATTTCTGGTAAAACCTGTTCAATTTCAatcactatttaacattttggaGAAACAAGGACTTTGTTCTAGATTTAATATGCCTGCCCCTCCAAGCAAGGCATGAGAGTTAATATTACACAGGCTCAGACAGCCACAAGATCCTCCAGCAAAGCCAATGATGTTCAGCTCAAtattaaggttaaaaaaaaaaaacatgcataAGAAAAACCATTCAGGCCTTATTTGTACATCAGAAAACAGCTAAAAATGGCACAACTCCTCTCTTGGTCAGTGGGTGTGATGCAAAATTCAAACAGCTTTGAAGTAAAATTTTAAGGGGAACTCTTACCTGACCCCACCTTTCCCGCATTCTGCGGGTGTTGCCAGCATTTCCAGAACAAGTGCATAGCTGACAGTTCTACCACACACGAAGAACCAATCCCATCCACTCAGGCTGGCCCCTGTTAACTACTGTTATGCGACTACCAGTTAACCAACACCAGACACTCCACAAACATCTGTTCCCAGACACAAGGGTTTGTAGAGTGCCTACAGTGTCTGATAGTGGTGTCT from Gopherus flavomarginatus isolate rGopFla2 chromosome 6, rGopFla2.mat.asm, whole genome shotgun sequence includes these protein-coding regions:
- the LOC127053209 gene encoding secreted frizzled-related protein 5-like, with product MDAANCRFPKLSMQWLLAVSMYLLTWGSPGVRGYLLRSSSRCMLIPRSMALCYDIGYSEMRIPNLLEHETMAEVIQQSSSWLPLLARECHPDARIFLCSLFAPICLDRFISPCRSLCEAVRNSCAPIMACYGYPWPEILNCNKFPVDHNLCISTITDETTSSRRMPQASCRDCELEEASTAKEILENICANDFTVKIRISRKNTTSTISAFDLDSKLEVLKHGPLLRVEIHPKLQHWLDLDATCVHNIMRGTHTGVYVISGEVQNDKVFVNKAYAWHRKNRNLQLAVRRWKHHRCRA